A DNA window from Streptomyces canus contains the following coding sequences:
- a CDS encoding diacylglycerol kinase codes for MTSEITLFVNPTAGRGRGAHAAQPAASALRAAGFAVRTVLGEDVADALARARAAVDEGTGALVAVGGDGMANLALQAVAGTRTPFGLVAVGTGNDFARTLGLPVRDPAAAGRLIADALKGSRVHDTDLGRAGDHWFGTVLASGFDSRVNDRGNRMRWPAGRLKYDLAMLAELAAFRPVPYRITLDDGDVREVEATLVAVGNGSSYGGGMRICPGADLTDGLFDITVVGDCSRTTLLRVFPSVYRGTHVEHPKVTVLRAARVEIAAEDVTGYADGEPLGPLPLSARCVRGAVSVVGP; via the coding sequence GTGACCAGCGAGATCACCCTCTTCGTCAACCCCACCGCGGGCCGCGGCCGGGGCGCCCACGCGGCGCAGCCGGCCGCTTCCGCTTTGCGGGCGGCCGGCTTCGCGGTGCGGACCGTGCTCGGCGAGGACGTCGCCGACGCCCTCGCACGCGCGCGTGCCGCCGTGGACGAGGGCACGGGGGCACTCGTCGCCGTCGGCGGCGACGGGATGGCGAACCTCGCGCTCCAGGCCGTGGCCGGCACCCGCACGCCGTTCGGTCTGGTCGCCGTCGGTACCGGCAACGACTTCGCCCGCACCCTGGGCCTGCCGGTACGCGATCCCGCCGCCGCGGGCCGGCTGATCGCCGACGCCCTCAAGGGGAGCCGGGTCCACGACACCGACCTGGGCCGGGCCGGTGACCACTGGTTCGGCACCGTCCTCGCCTCCGGCTTCGACTCCCGGGTCAACGACCGCGGCAACCGCATGAGATGGCCCGCGGGCCGCCTCAAGTACGACCTCGCGATGCTCGCCGAACTGGCCGCCTTCCGGCCCGTCCCGTACCGGATCACGCTCGACGACGGCGACGTCCGGGAGGTCGAGGCGACCCTGGTGGCCGTCGGCAACGGATCGTCGTACGGCGGTGGCATGCGGATCTGCCCGGGCGCGGACCTCACCGACGGGCTCTTCGACATCACCGTGGTCGGGGACTGCAGCCGTACGACCCTGCTGCGGGTGTTCCCGAGCGTGTACCGGGGCACCCACGTCGAGCACCCCAAGGTGACCGTGCTGAGGGCCGCGCGGGTCGAGATCGCCGCCGAGGACGTCACCGGATACGCGGACGGCGAGCCGCTCGGACCGCTGCCGCTGAGCGCGCGCTGCGTGCGCGGGGCGGTGTCCGTGGTGGGCCCCTGA
- the tatC gene encoding twin-arginine translocase subunit TatC, with amino-acid sequence MLKSARREERDPEGRMPLADHLRELRNRLAKAMLAIVIVTVVAAFFYNDIINLITKPILDSVGCDKSFAELAKSTQSTKPCAEITINGLLTPFTLALKVSLMAGVVAASPVWLYQLWAFVAPGLHRHEKKYAYAFVGTGAPLFLVGAYFAYSVLPTTAQVLIGFTPGGTANLLPLDDLLDLVLRMVLVFGLSFELPLLLVFLNLTGLITGKRMLGWWRGMIMAITVFAAVATPSTDPLTMLALAAPIWVLYFGATAFSLLNDRRKRRREAEGPDDDEASDLDLTPEDIGEVETVSASRALPEQSGADRVNGYDDVT; translated from the coding sequence TTGCTGAAGTCTGCCCGCAGAGAAGAGAGGGATCCCGAGGGGCGGATGCCTCTCGCGGATCACCTTCGTGAGCTCCGCAACCGGCTCGCGAAGGCGATGCTGGCCATCGTCATCGTGACGGTGGTGGCCGCCTTCTTCTACAACGACATCATCAACTTGATCACCAAGCCGATCCTCGACTCGGTCGGCTGTGACAAGTCCTTCGCGGAACTGGCCAAGTCGACACAGTCGACCAAGCCGTGCGCCGAGATCACGATCAACGGCCTGCTCACGCCCTTCACGCTGGCCCTGAAGGTGTCGCTGATGGCCGGTGTCGTCGCGGCCTCGCCGGTCTGGCTCTACCAGCTGTGGGCCTTCGTCGCACCCGGCCTGCACCGGCACGAGAAGAAGTACGCCTACGCGTTCGTCGGCACGGGCGCCCCGCTCTTCCTCGTCGGCGCCTACTTCGCCTACTCGGTCCTGCCGACCACGGCGCAGGTGCTGATCGGCTTCACCCCGGGCGGCACCGCCAACCTGCTGCCGTTGGACGACCTGCTCGACCTCGTCCTGCGCATGGTGCTGGTCTTCGGTCTCTCCTTCGAGCTGCCCCTGCTGCTGGTCTTCCTCAACCTCACCGGGTTGATCACCGGCAAGCGGATGCTCGGCTGGTGGCGGGGCATGATCATGGCCATCACCGTGTTCGCGGCCGTCGCCACCCCGAGCACCGACCCGCTGACGATGCTGGCGCTCGCTGCGCCGATCTGGGTCCTGTACTTCGGGGCGACCGCCTTCTCCCTGCTCAACGACCGGCGCAAGCGCCGTCGCGAGGCCGAGGGACCTGACGACGACGAGGCCTCCGACCTGGATCTCACCCCCGAGGACATCGGCGAGGTCGAGACCGTCTCCGCGAGCCGGGCGCTGCCCGAGCAGTCGGGTGCGGACCGGGTCAACGGTTATGACGACGTGACCTGA
- the tatA gene encoding Sec-independent protein translocase subunit TatA produces MFGRLGAPEIILILVVIILLFGAKKLPDMARSLGKSARILKSEAKAMKDEGSSTATPAGPPNTDEQTPAQRTIQAAPGDVTSSRPVTEPTDTTKR; encoded by the coding sequence ATGTTCGGAAGGCTCGGCGCCCCCGAGATCATTCTCATCCTCGTCGTCATCATCCTGCTGTTCGGCGCGAAGAAGCTTCCCGACATGGCGCGCTCGCTCGGCAAGTCCGCTCGCATCCTCAAGAGCGAGGCCAAGGCGATGAAGGACGAGGGCAGCAGCACGGCCACCCCGGCCGGTCCGCCCAACACCGACGAGCAGACCCCTGCTCAGCGCACCATCCAGGCCGCGCCCGGCGACGTGACGAGCTCGCGCCCGGTCACCGAGCCGACGGACACGACCAAGCGCTGA
- a CDS encoding helix-turn-helix transcriptional regulator, translating into MAGKPVRPANAIDQTRRMLSLVTYLRERPGARVEDVARAFGITEDELVSDLDVLPMCGTSFRGGDLLDIDTDGERIWWHNPDDVAEPLRLAADEATALLVAARAVSTLPGLRESDRQALLRATAKVETAAGETAGASARLSVTFESEGGVFADVDRAISERRRLWIRYYSPARDELTEREIDPIRLVSVGHTYVEAWCRRSEARRTFRLDRVAEIKILDEPSAPPEVELRDLSEGLVQPAAEDPEVVVEVGPGGRWVAEYYPHDSADELSDGGLRITLRTPDPASLRRLALRLGRDGRIVSPRDLADSAREAAREALAAYDGVEAQDTPGTRVHDGRYDRQEQGL; encoded by the coding sequence ATGGCAGGCAAACCGGTCAGGCCGGCGAACGCCATCGACCAGACCCGGCGGATGCTCTCCCTGGTGACCTATCTCAGGGAGCGCCCCGGCGCCCGGGTCGAGGACGTCGCCCGCGCCTTCGGGATCACCGAGGACGAACTGGTCTCCGACCTCGATGTGCTGCCCATGTGCGGCACCAGCTTCCGCGGCGGAGATCTGCTCGACATCGACACCGACGGCGAGCGGATCTGGTGGCACAACCCCGATGACGTGGCCGAGCCGCTCAGGCTCGCCGCAGACGAGGCGACCGCGCTGCTGGTGGCCGCCCGCGCGGTGTCCACGCTGCCCGGTCTCCGGGAGAGCGACCGGCAGGCGCTGCTGCGGGCGACCGCCAAGGTGGAGACCGCGGCCGGTGAGACGGCCGGTGCCAGCGCGCGGCTGTCGGTGACCTTCGAGTCCGAGGGCGGGGTCTTCGCGGACGTCGACCGGGCCATCTCCGAGCGCCGGCGCCTGTGGATCCGCTACTACTCGCCCGCCCGCGACGAGCTCACCGAGCGCGAGATCGACCCGATCCGCCTGGTCAGCGTCGGCCACACCTATGTCGAGGCCTGGTGCCGCCGCTCCGAGGCGCGGCGCACCTTCCGGCTCGACCGGGTCGCCGAGATCAAGATCCTCGACGAGCCGTCCGCGCCGCCCGAGGTCGAGCTCAGGGACCTGTCCGAGGGGCTCGTGCAGCCCGCGGCCGAGGACCCCGAGGTGGTCGTCGAGGTGGGCCCCGGCGGCCGCTGGGTCGCCGAGTACTACCCGCACGACAGTGCGGATGAGCTTTCCGACGGCGGGCTGCGTATTACCCTGCGCACCCCCGACCCTGCATCGCTGCGGAGGCTGGCGCTCCGGCTCGGCCGCGACGGTCGTATCGTCTCGCCGCGCGACCTCGCCGACAGCGCCCGCGAGGCGGCCCGCGAGGCGCTGGCCGCCTATGACGGGGTCGAGGCGCAGGACACCCCGGGAACCCGGGTGCACGACGGTCGGTACGACAGGCAGGAGCAGGGGCTTTGA
- a CDS encoding helix-turn-helix transcriptional regulator produces the protein MAIAKAERLMNLALCLLGTRRPLSKRELRESIEAYLEANSDDSFNRMFERDKDDLRELGLVIETVENLDGEVGYLARRDSNRLPPVTLDAEEAAALGLAAKVWQQARLAGAASGALQKLRAAGLPEDFDPYEAHGALEPRIPVHEASFEPLMLACRDRRPVVFDYRKATAARPEPRHVEPWALECWRGHWYLAGFDRDRGAERVFRLSRITGKVRSRGTRYTAPVPDVVTVRETVASWAGETADRSARIRLRTGAGYPLRAKATSVRELGDGWDELEIPYGHGLDAWLVEFGPDVVVLEPAELRADVVDRLRAVAKG, from the coding sequence ATGGCCATTGCCAAGGCCGAGCGGCTGATGAACCTGGCGCTGTGTCTGCTCGGGACGCGACGGCCGCTCAGCAAGCGTGAGCTTCGGGAGTCCATCGAGGCCTACCTGGAGGCGAATTCCGACGACTCCTTCAACCGGATGTTCGAGCGCGACAAGGACGATCTGCGTGAACTCGGCCTCGTGATCGAGACCGTTGAGAACCTGGACGGCGAAGTCGGCTACCTCGCCCGCCGCGACAGCAACCGGCTGCCGCCCGTCACCCTCGACGCCGAGGAGGCCGCCGCCCTGGGGCTGGCCGCCAAGGTGTGGCAGCAGGCCCGGCTCGCCGGCGCGGCCAGCGGTGCCCTGCAGAAACTGCGCGCGGCGGGGCTGCCCGAGGACTTCGACCCGTACGAGGCGCACGGCGCCCTGGAGCCGCGCATCCCGGTGCACGAGGCCTCCTTCGAGCCGCTGATGCTCGCCTGCCGGGACCGCCGTCCGGTCGTCTTCGACTACCGCAAGGCCACCGCCGCCCGCCCCGAGCCCCGTCATGTCGAACCGTGGGCGCTGGAGTGCTGGCGCGGCCACTGGTACCTGGCCGGATTCGACCGCGACCGGGGTGCCGAACGGGTCTTCCGGCTCTCCCGGATCACCGGCAAGGTGCGCTCGCGCGGCACGCGCTACACGGCCCCGGTCCCCGACGTCGTGACCGTCCGCGAGACCGTCGCGAGCTGGGCGGGGGAGACCGCCGACCGCAGCGCGCGGATCCGGCTGCGCACGGGCGCCGGGTACCCCTTGCGGGCGAAAGCGACCTCGGTGCGGGAACTGGGCGACGGCTGGGACGAGTTGGAGATTCCGTACGGCCATGGCCTGGACGCCTGGCTGGTGGAGTTCGGTCCGGACGTGGTGGTCCTGGAGCCCGCCGAGTTGCGGGCCGACGTGGTGGACCGGCTGCGTGCCGTGGCCAAGGGCTGA
- a CDS encoding FKBP-type peptidyl-prolyl cis-trans isomerase codes for MSIDKPEIDFPGGEPPADLEIKDIWEGDGEVAQAGQTVTVHYVGVAFSTGEEFDASWNRGQPFRFPLGGGRVIKGWDQGVQGMKVGGRRQLTIPAHLAYGNQSPTPAIKPGETLIFVVDLLGV; via the coding sequence GTGAGCATCGACAAGCCCGAGATCGACTTCCCGGGCGGCGAGCCCCCGGCGGACCTGGAGATCAAGGACATCTGGGAGGGCGACGGCGAGGTTGCGCAGGCCGGCCAGACCGTCACGGTCCACTACGTGGGCGTCGCCTTCAGCACCGGCGAGGAGTTCGACGCCAGCTGGAACCGTGGTCAGCCGTTCCGCTTCCCGCTGGGCGGCGGCCGGGTCATCAAGGGCTGGGACCAGGGCGTGCAGGGCATGAAGGTCGGCGGCCGCCGCCAGCTGACCATCCCCGCCCACCTCGCCTACGGCAACCAGAGCCCGACCCCGGCGATCAAGCCCGGTGAGACCCTGATCTTCGTGGTCGACCTGCTCGGCGTCTGA
- a CDS encoding FKBP-type peptidyl-prolyl cis-trans isomerase, translating into MRRRSLLIAVPAGLATLAACGDDKSDSSKASDSASPSASSSASQAPPPKIVDGPLPAITAGTKFGEKPTVAKGSGDPSKDLAVKTVIAGGGTTIAEGDYIQAHYLGQIWSTAKVFDNSYDRKTALVIQLAQNSIIDGWRYALTGKKAGSRVQFSIPPTWGYGKEGNAQAGIKGTDTLVFVVDIQDTFNAKSSAKGKDVAQSDAKLPKVGTNTDGKAPSIEIPKADAPTKLVSEYVIEGDGDEVAADSTLLVQYKGVVWDTGKEFDSTYSRKQLASFSLQQVVKGWAQGLTGKKVGSRVLISIPPKLGYGDKPPAGSGIEKDSTLVFTVDILAKM; encoded by the coding sequence GTGCGCCGACGCTCACTCCTCATTGCCGTTCCCGCAGGACTGGCCACACTCGCCGCATGCGGTGACGACAAGTCCGACTCGAGCAAGGCGAGCGACAGCGCGTCACCCTCGGCGTCGTCCTCGGCCTCGCAGGCGCCGCCGCCGAAGATCGTCGACGGTCCGCTGCCGGCGATCACGGCGGGCACGAAGTTCGGTGAGAAGCCGACGGTCGCCAAGGGCAGCGGCGATCCGTCGAAGGATCTCGCGGTCAAGACGGTCATCGCGGGCGGTGGCACCACCATCGCCGAGGGCGACTACATCCAGGCCCACTACCTCGGCCAGATCTGGAGCACGGCCAAGGTCTTCGACAACTCCTACGACCGTAAGACGGCGCTGGTCATCCAGCTCGCGCAGAACAGCATCATCGACGGCTGGCGGTACGCCCTGACCGGCAAGAAGGCCGGCAGCCGGGTCCAGTTCTCCATCCCGCCCACCTGGGGGTACGGCAAGGAGGGCAACGCGCAGGCGGGTATCAAGGGCACCGACACGTTGGTGTTCGTCGTCGACATCCAGGACACGTTCAACGCGAAGAGCTCCGCCAAGGGCAAGGACGTCGCTCAGAGCGACGCGAAACTGCCCAAGGTCGGCACCAACACCGACGGCAAGGCTCCCTCCATCGAGATCCCCAAGGCGGACGCGCCCACCAAGCTGGTGTCGGAGTACGTCATCGAGGGCGACGGCGACGAGGTGGCGGCCGACAGCACGCTGCTCGTGCAGTACAAGGGCGTGGTGTGGGACACCGGCAAGGAGTTCGACTCGACGTACAGCCGGAAGCAGTTGGCGTCGTTCTCGCTCCAGCAGGTCGTCAAGGGCTGGGCGCAGGGGCTGACCGGCAAGAAGGTCGGCAGCCGGGTGCTGATCTCGATTCCGCCGAAGCTGGGCTACGGCGACAAACCGCCGGCCGGCAGCGGTATCGAGAAGGACTCCACGCTGGTCTTCACCGTGGACATCCTGGCGAAGATGTGA
- the pafA gene encoding Pup--protein ligase — translation MDRRIFGLENEYGVTCTFRGQRRLSPDEVARYLFRRVVSWGRSSNVFLRNGARLYLDVGSHPEYATPECDNVTELVTHDKAGERILEGLLVDAERRLHEEGIAGDVYLFKNNTDSAGNSYGCHENYLVARHGEFSRLADILIPFLVTRQLLCGAGKVLQTPRGAVYCVSQRAEHIWEGVSSATTRSRPIINTRDEPHADAERYRRLHVIVGDSNMSETTMLLKVGATDLVLRMIEAGTVMRDLTLENPIRAIREVSHDITGRRKVRLASGREASALEVQREYYDKAVDFVERRGIRTGTVDQVLELWGRTLDAIEAEDLDRIGTEIDWVMKYKLIERYRAKHNMTMSHPRVAQIDLAYHDIHRRRGLYYLLERKGQAARICNDLKIFEGKSVPPQTTRARLRGDFIRRAQEQRRDFTVDWVHLKLNDQAQRTVLCKDPFRSVDDRVEKLIAGM, via the coding sequence ATGGACCGCCGCATTTTCGGGCTGGAGAACGAGTACGGCGTCACGTGTACGTTCAGGGGACAGCGCCGCCTGTCTCCCGACGAGGTGGCGCGGTACCTCTTCCGCCGTGTCGTGTCATGGGGCCGCAGCAGCAATGTCTTTCTGCGAAACGGCGCCCGCCTCTATCTCGATGTCGGGTCACATCCGGAATACGCGACACCCGAATGTGACAACGTGACCGAACTGGTCACGCACGACAAAGCAGGCGAGCGCATTCTCGAAGGACTCCTGGTGGACGCCGAACGACGCCTGCACGAGGAAGGAATCGCGGGCGACGTCTACCTCTTCAAGAACAACACGGACTCGGCCGGCAACTCCTACGGCTGCCACGAGAACTATCTCGTCGCACGCCACGGGGAGTTCTCCCGGCTCGCGGACATCCTCATTCCCTTCCTCGTCACGCGCCAGCTGCTGTGCGGCGCGGGCAAGGTTCTGCAGACCCCGCGGGGCGCCGTGTACTGCGTCAGCCAGCGGGCCGAGCACATCTGGGAGGGCGTCTCCTCGGCGACGACCCGCTCCCGGCCGATCATCAACACCCGCGACGAACCGCACGCCGACGCCGAGCGCTACCGCCGCCTGCACGTCATCGTGGGCGACTCGAACATGTCCGAGACGACCATGCTGCTGAAGGTCGGCGCGACCGACCTGGTGCTGCGCATGATCGAGGCGGGCACCGTGATGCGCGACCTGACCCTGGAGAACCCGATCCGGGCGATCCGCGAGGTCAGCCACGACATCACCGGCCGGCGCAAGGTGCGCCTGGCCAGCGGTCGCGAGGCCTCCGCGCTGGAGGTGCAGCGGGAGTACTACGACAAGGCCGTGGACTTCGTCGAGCGCCGGGGCATCCGCACCGGCACCGTCGACCAGGTCCTGGAGCTGTGGGGCCGCACGCTGGACGCGATCGAGGCCGAGGACCTCGACCGGATCGGCACCGAGATCGACTGGGTCATGAAGTACAAGCTCATCGAGCGGTACCGGGCCAAGCACAACATGACCATGTCCCACCCGCGGGTCGCGCAGATAGACCTCGCGTATCACGACATCCACCGCCGTCGTGGCCTCTACTACCTTCTGGAGAGGAAGGGCCAAGCCGCTCGTATCTGCAACGACTTGAAGATCTTCGAGGGCAAGTCGGTTCCGCCGCAGACCACTCGGGCCCGGCTGCGCGGTGACTTCATCCGCAGGGCCCAGGAACAGCGCCGGGACTTCACCGTCGACTGGGTCCACCTCAAGCTCAACGACCAGGCGCAGCGCACTGTGTTGTGCAAGGACCCGTTCCGTTCGGTCGACGACCGGGTCGAGAAACTGATCGCCGGAATGTGA
- a CDS encoding MFS transporter, whose translation MAAGYLEILRARHAVRLLTGTLVGRLPNATAAIAIVLFVRAQGGTYTLAGGLAAAYGVANAVGQPVLGRLVDLHGQPRVQLPSAVLSALAMALFAFNGTDPLPLAYAAVAAAGLFTPPLEGGLRALWPSVLRREDQVHTAYAMDAVAQEVMFTVGPLLVTLCAALWSAQAALLVLNVIGVLGAVSVVVSPPSRAWRSAPREAHWLGALRSPGLLAMLGAFLFVGIALGSITVASVPYADEHGGDAVYGWLMAGIGLGALVGGTVYGARQWAGEPARRLQVLVGFLAVCYLPLTLMPGAVAMTLLTVLAGVFLAPVIACAFVLVDRHAPTGTVTEAFSWLVTTFTVGASVGTGLAGPVVERGGALWGFAVPGVAGGVSLLVLLVTGGVLTAPAGRAVVASSSENDPNRAAEPRFSSKDRA comes from the coding sequence ATGGCCGCGGGATACCTGGAGATCCTCAGGGCGAGGCACGCGGTGCGCCTGCTGACGGGAACGCTGGTGGGCCGGCTGCCGAACGCCACCGCGGCGATCGCCATCGTGCTGTTCGTCCGGGCGCAGGGCGGCACGTACACCCTCGCGGGAGGTCTCGCGGCCGCGTACGGCGTGGCCAACGCCGTGGGGCAGCCGGTGCTCGGGCGGCTCGTCGACCTTCACGGCCAGCCCCGGGTCCAGCTCCCCTCCGCCGTGCTGTCGGCCCTCGCGATGGCTCTCTTCGCCTTCAACGGCACCGACCCGCTCCCGCTCGCCTACGCGGCCGTGGCCGCCGCCGGGCTCTTCACGCCGCCCCTGGAGGGCGGTCTGCGGGCGCTGTGGCCGAGCGTGCTGCGCAGGGAGGACCAGGTGCACACGGCGTACGCCATGGACGCCGTGGCGCAGGAGGTCATGTTCACCGTGGGGCCCTTGCTGGTGACGTTGTGCGCGGCGCTGTGGTCGGCGCAGGCGGCACTGCTGGTGCTGAACGTCATCGGGGTGCTGGGCGCTGTCTCGGTCGTGGTGTCGCCGCCCTCGCGCGCGTGGCGCTCCGCACCGCGTGAGGCGCACTGGCTCGGCGCGCTGCGCTCGCCCGGACTGCTGGCGATGCTCGGCGCGTTCCTGTTCGTCGGCATCGCGCTCGGGTCCATCACGGTCGCCTCCGTGCCGTACGCGGACGAGCACGGCGGGGACGCGGTGTACGGCTGGCTGATGGCCGGGATCGGTCTGGGGGCCCTCGTGGGCGGCACGGTGTACGGCGCGCGGCAGTGGGCCGGTGAGCCCGCGCGGCGACTTCAGGTCCTGGTGGGCTTCCTGGCGGTGTGTTACCTGCCGCTGACCCTGATGCCGGGCGCGGTGGCCATGACGCTGCTGACGGTGCTCGCCGGGGTCTTCCTCGCGCCCGTCATCGCGTGCGCCTTCGTCCTGGTCGACCGGCACGCGCCGACCGGGACGGTCACCGAGGCCTTCTCCTGGCTCGTGACGACGTTCACCGTGGGCGCGTCGGTCGGAACGGGCCTCGCGGGCCCGGTCGTCGAGCGGGGCGGGGCCCTGTGGGGCTTCGCCGTGCCGGGTGTCGCGGGGGGCGTGTCGCTGCTGGTTCTGCTGGTGACGGGAGGCGTCCTCACAGCTCCCGCGGGGCGGGCGGTGGTTGCGTCTTCATCGGAAAATGATCCAAACCGTGCTGCCGAACCCCGTTTCAGCTCGAAGGATCGGGCGTAA
- the prcA gene encoding proteasome subunit alpha, with protein sequence MSTPFYVSPQQAMADRAEYARKGIARGRSLVVLQYADGIVFVGENPSRALHKFSEIYDRIGFAAAGKYNEYENLRIGGVRYADLRGYTYDRDDVTARGLANVYAQTLGTIFSSAGEKPYEVELVVAEVGETPDGDQIYRLPHDGSIVDEHGSVAVGGNAETISSYLDQRHQDGMSLAEALKLAVQALSRDTNGSEREIPAERLEVAVLDRTRPQQRKFKRIVGRQLGRLLEVGGASTEAESADEAEGSEDE encoded by the coding sequence GTGTCGACGCCGTTCTATGTCTCCCCCCAGCAGGCGATGGCCGACCGGGCGGAGTACGCCCGCAAGGGCATCGCCCGTGGTCGCAGCCTGGTCGTGCTGCAGTATGCCGACGGCATCGTGTTCGTCGGCGAGAATCCGTCCCGCGCGCTGCACAAGTTCAGCGAGATCTACGACCGGATCGGCTTCGCGGCCGCCGGCAAGTACAACGAGTACGAGAACCTGCGGATCGGCGGCGTCCGGTATGCCGACCTGCGTGGTTACACCTATGACCGTGACGACGTGACCGCCCGTGGTCTTGCCAACGTCTACGCCCAGACGCTGGGCACGATCTTCTCCTCGGCCGGTGAGAAGCCGTACGAGGTGGAGCTGGTCGTGGCCGAGGTCGGTGAGACGCCGGACGGCGACCAGATCTACCGGCTGCCGCACGACGGTTCCATCGTGGACGAGCACGGCTCGGTCGCGGTGGGCGGCAACGCCGAGACGATCAGCAGCTATCTGGACCAGCGTCACCAGGACGGTATGAGCCTGGCGGAGGCGCTGAAGCTGGCCGTGCAGGCGCTGTCCCGTGACACGAACGGCAGTGAGCGGGAGATCCCCGCGGAGCGGCTGGAGGTCGCGGTGCTGGACCGGACGCGTCCGCAGCAGCGCAAGTTCAAGCGCATCGTGGGGCGTCAGCTCGGTCGGTTGCTGGAGGTCGGCGGTGCGTCCACCGAGGCGGAGAGCGCGGATGAGGCGGAGGGTTCCGAGGACGAGTAG
- the prcB gene encoding proteasome subunit beta — MEANTRSTGRLPAAFLTPGSSSFMDFLSEHQPEMLPGNRQLPPMQGVIEAPHGTTIVAVTFPGGVVLAGDRRATMGNVIAQRDIEKVFPADEYSAVGIAGTAGLAVEMVKLFQLELEHFEKVEGAQLSLEGKANRLSTMIRSNLGMAMQGLAVVPLFAGYDVDRGRGRIFSYDVTGGRSEEHNFAATGSGSVFARGAMKKFFHDSLSEAEATMLVVQALYDAADDDSATGGPDVARRIYPIVTVITEDGFRRLTDDESSEIARSILERRLEQPDGPRAALL, encoded by the coding sequence GTGGAAGCCAACACTCGTAGCACCGGGCGTCTACCAGCTGCCTTCCTGACGCCTGGGTCGTCGTCCTTCATGGACTTCCTGTCCGAGCACCAGCCGGAGATGCTGCCGGGCAACCGGCAATTGCCGCCCATGCAGGGTGTGATCGAGGCGCCGCACGGCACCACGATCGTGGCGGTCACCTTTCCCGGTGGTGTCGTGCTCGCCGGTGACCGTCGCGCCACGATGGGCAACGTCATCGCTCAGCGGGACATCGAGAAGGTGTTCCCCGCCGACGAGTACTCCGCCGTCGGGATCGCCGGCACCGCCGGTCTCGCCGTCGAGATGGTGAAGCTGTTCCAGTTGGAGCTGGAGCACTTCGAGAAGGTCGAGGGCGCCCAGCTGTCGCTGGAGGGCAAGGCGAACCGGCTGTCCACCATGATCCGTTCCAACCTCGGCATGGCGATGCAGGGGCTGGCCGTGGTGCCGCTGTTCGCGGGGTACGACGTGGACCGCGGCAGGGGGCGGATCTTCTCCTACGACGTCACCGGCGGCCGTTCCGAGGAGCACAACTTCGCCGCCACCGGTTCCGGCTCGGTCTTCGCGCGCGGTGCCATGAAGAAGTTCTTCCACGACAGTCTGAGCGAGGCCGAGGCCACGATGCTCGTGGTGCAGGCCCTGTACGACGCGGCCGACGACGACTCGGCGACCGGTGGTCCCGATGTCGCCCGCCGGATCTACCCGATCGTCACCGTGATCACCGAGGACGGCTTCCGCCGGCTCACCGACGACGAGTCCTCCGAGATCGCCCGTTCGATTCTCGAGCGGCGGCTGGAGCAGCCCGACGGCCCGCGGGCCGCGTTGCTCTAG